In Halarcobacter bivalviorum, a genomic segment contains:
- a CDS encoding GatB/YqeY domain-containing protein, translating into MSLKQQLKDDLKIAMREKNIVKRDSIRAINTMIKQIEVDERKELTDEDVLKLIQKGIKQREESIAQYKEASREDLVEKEQEQVEVFKEYMPQQVSDEELEAGMKEIILEVGATTMKDMGKVMGQATKKFAGVADGKRINEMTKKLLG; encoded by the coding sequence ATGAGTTTAAAACAACAGTTAAAAGATGATTTAAAAATAGCTATGAGAGAAAAGAATATTGTAAAAAGAGACTCTATTAGAGCTATTAATACAATGATTAAACAAATTGAAGTAGATGAAAGAAAAGAGTTAACTGATGAAGATGTTTTAAAACTTATTCAAAAAGGTATTAAACAAAGAGAAGAATCTATTGCTCAATATAAAGAGGCTTCAAGAGAAGATTTAGTAGAAAAAGAGCAAGAACAAGTTGAAGTATTCAAAGAGTATATGCCTCAACAAGTATCAGATGAAGAACTTGAAGCAGGTATGAAAGAGATTATCTTAGAAGTTGGAGCTACAACAATGAAAGATATGGGAAAAGTTATGGGACAAGCAACAAAGAAATTTGCAGGTGTTGCAGATGGAAAAAGAATTAATGAGATGACAAAAAAACTGCTTGGATAA
- a CDS encoding GGDEF domain-containing protein, with product MQNQINSIVKDTLINLKQKGIPATPNEYHKEFCNVSKTYNLSIKECKQFKQLVSKLSKNEQIEIETKGIQTFEDMIPILLNRVSKDNVNTLAKLFQEAVTPSISIDVDESLQKFSIKIGNSPALLFEEDIQKEMQEFITKRFEADKKVVKQKTSDIAKLLTLMGQYFNDAIHSSGKGSKEVSNIKTQIQSIDMQKSNGFEELTELQSKLIDAALTIENEMSHVGEKLSSGKSEVEALEQKIKKLEEELDKTREQSTKDHLTGVLTRGAYEEEVKKIEASFERNNTQYAIIFFDLDHFKKINDTHGHQAGDIILSTFAKVLNKNTREFDIVGRYGGEEFVAVVHFNLKRELLKYLKRIKAIINDNDFLYKKEKIHVSFSAGVAIRNNHPSYESAIQKADMLLYQAKENGRNKIIIEDGTTI from the coding sequence ATGCAGAATCAAATAAATAGTATTGTAAAAGATACTTTAATCAATTTAAAACAAAAAGGTATTCCAGCAACTCCAAATGAGTACCATAAAGAGTTTTGTAATGTTTCTAAAACTTACAATCTTTCAATAAAAGAGTGTAAACAATTTAAACAATTAGTAAGTAAACTTTCAAAAAATGAGCAAATTGAAATTGAAACAAAGGGTATTCAAACTTTTGAAGATATGATTCCTATTTTATTAAATAGAGTTTCTAAAGATAATGTAAATACTTTGGCAAAACTATTCCAAGAAGCAGTAACTCCGTCAATTAGTATTGATGTTGATGAAAGCCTACAAAAGTTTTCTATAAAAATAGGAAATTCTCCTGCATTACTTTTTGAAGAAGATATTCAAAAAGAGATGCAAGAGTTTATTACAAAAAGATTTGAAGCGGATAAAAAAGTAGTTAAACAAAAAACTTCTGATATAGCTAAACTTTTAACACTTATGGGTCAATACTTTAATGATGCAATTCATAGTAGTGGAAAAGGTTCAAAAGAGGTTTCAAATATTAAAACTCAAATTCAGTCTATTGATATGCAAAAATCAAATGGTTTTGAAGAATTAACAGAACTTCAAAGTAAACTTATTGATGCAGCTTTAACAATTGAAAATGAGATGTCTCATGTAGGGGAAAAACTCTCTTCTGGAAAATCTGAAGTAGAAGCTTTAGAACAAAAAATTAAAAAACTAGAAGAAGAGTTAGATAAAACTAGAGAACAAAGTACTAAAGACCACTTAACAGGTGTTCTAACAAGAGGTGCTTATGAAGAAGAAGTTAAAAAAATTGAAGCTAGTTTTGAAAGAAATAATACTCAATATGCAATTATCTTTTTTGACTTAGACCACTTTAAAAAGATAAATGATACACATGGGCATCAAGCTGGAGACATTATTCTTTCTACTTTTGCAAAAGTCTTAAATAAAAATACAAGAGAGTTTGACATTGTTGGAAGATATGGGGGAGAAGAGTTTGTAGCAGTGGTTCATTTTAATCTAAAAAGAGAATTATTAAAATATTTAAAAAGAATAAAAGCAATTATAAATGACAATGACTTTTTATATAAAAAAGAAAAAATTCATGTAAGTTTCTCTGCTGGAGTTGCAATAAGAAATAACCACCCTTCATATGAAAGTGCTATTCAAAAAGCAGATATGCTTTTATATCAAGCAAAAGAGAATGGAAGAAATAAAATCATTATAGAAGATGGGACAACTATTTAA
- a CDS encoding sensor domain-containing diguanylate cyclase has product MLKNIPFRVTVLSLFILLSLFIIVFMVYIQAVYGKEFSQKMSNNNFKLISSEVKNNLKTLDKVNGFFIDAISSSFSKLDSIEEINKDKESYIKVLTKILEKNEELYAAYFAFSDNSFFEIINLNIDKELRNQYSLSNQSRWLLIYIDGKNEKKRVLYTYDNELKLIDTKEDNNSYLATTRPWYIKADKNSKEIIKSKPYSFKNIDSTGMTYAKRYNKNVTFAIDVLLNNLNKTVASLNSMKTMNSFVFAQDKELISATTDDKKIISEIQLLLQEQLQNKEESIYEISSEEYIINFSKLDDEIYKYLITIVSVDEVMHQYSKYFNLMIIFTILLFIFLLPLIWYFASVIVKPVLKLKLESNKVKDRKYEELEKINSRVFEIQELSNAMLEMGESIYEYQYKLEQKVKERTKELKEKNLELHRLSITDKLTNIYNRIKLDEVMIEQLNLAERYNEKFSIMIIDIDYFKQVNDTFGHQVGDTTLIEISKILQENIRNTDTVGRWGGEEFIIICPHTDLEGIKQLANQIREKIEKHNFPVIKNKTASFGISVYKDNDNAEKLINRADEALYKAKENGRNKVEFL; this is encoded by the coding sequence TTGTTAAAAAATATTCCATTTAGGGTAACTGTTTTATCTTTGTTTATTTTATTATCTTTGTTTATTATCGTATTTATGGTATATATTCAAGCTGTTTACGGAAAAGAGTTTTCTCAAAAGATGTCAAACAATAATTTTAAGCTAATATCTTCTGAGGTAAAAAATAATCTAAAAACATTAGACAAAGTAAATGGTTTTTTTATTGATGCAATAAGCTCTTCATTTTCAAAATTAGACTCAATTGAAGAGATTAATAAGGATAAAGAATCATATATCAAAGTACTAACCAAAATTTTAGAAAAAAATGAAGAGTTATATGCAGCTTATTTTGCTTTTAGTGATAATAGCTTTTTTGAAATCATAAATTTAAATATTGATAAAGAGTTAAGAAACCAATACTCTTTAAGTAATCAATCTCGTTGGTTGTTAATTTATATTGATGGTAAAAATGAGAAAAAAAGAGTTTTATATACATATGATAATGAACTTAAATTAATTGATACAAAAGAGGATAATAATAGCTATTTAGCGACAACAAGGCCTTGGTATATAAAAGCAGATAAAAACAGTAAAGAAATAATCAAAAGTAAACCCTACTCTTTTAAAAATATAGACTCTACTGGAATGACTTATGCAAAAAGATACAATAAAAATGTTACTTTTGCAATTGATGTTTTGTTAAATAACCTTAATAAAACTGTTGCAAGTTTAAATTCTATGAAAACTATGAATAGTTTTGTTTTTGCACAAGATAAAGAACTAATAAGTGCAACAACAGATGATAAAAAAATTATCTCTGAAATACAATTATTACTACAAGAGCAACTGCAAAATAAAGAAGAATCAATTTATGAAATATCTTCTGAAGAGTATATTATAAATTTTTCTAAACTAGATGATGAAATATACAAATACCTAATAACAATCGTATCTGTTGATGAAGTAATGCACCAATACTCTAAATACTTTAATCTAATGATTATTTTCACAATACTACTTTTTATATTTTTACTTCCATTAATTTGGTACTTTGCTTCTGTAATTGTAAAACCTGTATTAAAATTAAAACTTGAAAGTAATAAAGTAAAAGATAGAAAATATGAAGAACTTGAAAAAATCAACAGTAGAGTATTTGAAATACAAGAACTATCAAATGCAATGCTTGAAATGGGTGAATCTATCTATGAGTACCAATATAAATTAGAACAAAAAGTAAAAGAAAGAACAAAAGAGCTAAAAGAGAAAAACTTAGAACTACATAGACTTTCTATTACAGATAAATTAACAAACATTTATAATAGAATCAAACTAGATGAAGTTATGATTGAGCAACTAAATCTAGCTGAAAGATACAATGAAAAATTTTCTATAATGATAATAGATATTGATTATTTTAAACAAGTAAATGATACTTTTGGTCATCAAGTAGGAGATACAACACTAATAGAAATCTCTAAAATTTTACAAGAAAATATTAGAAATACAGATACAGTAGGAAGATGGGGAGGTGAAGAGTTTATTATCATTTGTCCACATACAGATCTTGAAGGTATAAAACAACTTGCAAATCAAATTAGAGAAAAAATTGAAAAACATAACTTTCCAGTAATAAAAAATAAAACTGCAAGCTTTGGAATTTCTGTTTATAAAGATAATGATAATGCTGAAAAATTAATTAATAGAGCAGATGAAGCTTTATATAAAGCTAAAGAAAATGGAAGAAATAAAGTAGAGTTTTTATAA
- the abc-f gene encoding ribosomal protection-like ABC-F family protein — MALIDLQNISKQYDIKTVLKDVNFTLLEGQRIAVIGQNGQGKSTLFKIIMNQVEADYGEISIDKSLKIEMLDQQPKFKAGLKVRDAIEEQLAEIKQAKKEYEEITFKVATDYENQELLKRQSELATYIDFHNAWDLDNTIERVLKEFQLKQYEDKDVTLLSGGEQRRVSLAGLLLKKPDVLLLDEPTNHLDVYMVEFLESLLLKNNFTLLFISHDRYFIDNIATSVVEIDAGKLRRFDGGYSSYLEQKQQILENMQKDHENLLRLVKREAHWMQRGVTARRKRNERRKAEYFELKKKAKTNPGAIKKMSIELQREQKAFNTEAKQQNRKKMLYELDNVCKKLGEKELIRDFTTRILQKDTIAIVGPNGSGKSTLLKIFMEKLEVDSGKFKKGDFNIGYFDQQREMLDDSKNLMETFCPNGGDRVILDDGRNMHVFGYLKNFLFPREYLDKKIGVLSGGEKNRVALALLFTKKVDCLILDEPTNDLDIPTINILEEYLQNFQGALIFVSHDRYFVDKIAKKLFVFKGQDGLVEESFQPYSEYLEIEKELKELDALEYESTKQENTSTVKLTNKEKKQTKLSYKDQRDYDSLPKEIEELEMKIEEINSCLANPACYEQKGIVAVSKELEEVEAIYEEKVERFLELEELVESFNK, encoded by the coding sequence ATGGCATTAATCGACTTACAAAACATTTCAAAACAATATGATATAAAAACCGTTTTAAAAGATGTAAACTTTACTCTACTAGAAGGTCAAAGAATAGCTGTTATTGGTCAAAATGGTCAAGGAAAGTCAACACTTTTTAAAATCATTATGAATCAAGTTGAAGCTGATTATGGAGAAATTTCAATTGATAAATCTCTAAAAATTGAGATGCTTGACCAACAACCAAAATTTAAAGCAGGTCTTAAAGTTAGAGATGCAATTGAAGAACAATTAGCAGAAATTAAACAAGCAAAAAAAGAGTATGAAGAGATTACTTTTAAAGTAGCAACTGATTATGAAAATCAAGAGTTATTAAAAAGACAAAGTGAATTAGCTACTTATATAGATTTTCATAATGCTTGGGATTTAGATAATACAATAGAGAGAGTTCTAAAAGAGTTTCAATTAAAACAATACGAAGATAAAGATGTAACTCTTTTAAGTGGAGGAGAACAAAGGAGAGTATCTTTAGCAGGACTTTTACTTAAAAAACCTGATGTATTACTTCTTGATGAGCCTACAAACCACCTTGATGTTTATATGGTTGAATTTTTAGAGTCTTTACTTTTAAAAAACAACTTTACCCTACTTTTCATCTCTCACGATAGATATTTTATTGACAATATTGCTACTTCAGTTGTAGAAATTGACGCTGGAAAACTAAGAAGATTTGATGGAGGTTACTCTTCATACTTAGAGCAAAAACAGCAAATTTTAGAAAATATGCAAAAAGACCATGAAAATCTTCTTCGACTTGTAAAAAGAGAAGCACATTGGATGCAAAGAGGTGTTACTGCTAGAAGAAAAAGAAATGAAAGAAGAAAAGCAGAGTACTTTGAATTAAAGAAAAAAGCAAAAACTAATCCTGGTGCTATCAAAAAAATGTCTATTGAACTACAACGAGAGCAAAAAGCTTTTAATACAGAAGCAAAGCAACAAAATAGAAAAAAAATGCTTTATGAGTTAGATAATGTTTGCAAGAAATTAGGAGAGAAAGAATTAATCCGTGATTTTACAACTAGAATCTTACAAAAAGACACAATCGCAATAGTAGGCCCAAATGGAAGTGGAAAATCAACTTTGCTTAAAATATTTATGGAAAAATTAGAAGTTGATAGTGGAAAATTCAAAAAAGGTGATTTTAATATTGGATACTTTGACCAACAAAGAGAGATGTTAGATGATTCTAAAAATCTAATGGAAACTTTTTGTCCAAATGGTGGGGATAGAGTTATTTTAGATGATGGAAGAAATATGCATGTATTTGGATATTTAAAGAACTTTTTATTTCCAAGAGAGTATTTAGACAAAAAGATTGGTGTACTTAGTGGTGGAGAAAAAAATAGAGTTGCACTTGCCTTACTTTTTACAAAAAAAGTAGATTGTTTAATCCTTGATGAGCCTACAAATGATTTAGATATTCCTACAATTAATATTTTAGAAGAGTATTTACAAAACTTTCAAGGTGCTTTAATTTTTGTATCTCATGATAGATATTTTGTAGATAAGATTGCTAAAAAACTATTTGTATTTAAAGGTCAAGATGGACTTGTAGAAGAGAGTTTTCAACCTTATAGTGAATATTTAGAAATTGAAAAAGAGTTAAAAGAACTCGATGCTTTAGAATATGAGAGTACAAAACAAGAAAATACAAGTACTGTAAAACTAACAAATAAAGAAAAAAAGCAAACAAAACTTTCATATAAAGACCAAAGAGATTATGACTCTTTACCAAAAGAAATAGAAGAATTAGAAATGAAAATTGAAGAAATAAATTCTTGTTTAGCTAATCCTGCTTGTTATGAACAAAAAGGAATTGTTGCTGTTTCAAAAGAGCTAGAAGAAGTAGAAGCAATCTATGAAGAAAAAGTTGAAAGATTTTTAGAGCTTGAAGAGCTAGTAGAGAGCTTTAACAAGTAG
- a CDS encoding SDR family NAD(P)-dependent oxidoreductase, giving the protein MQNIFITGCSTGIGFQTALTLKENGYKVYASARKEEDVEKLKNLGLNALKVDVTIKEDITKALEYILEKDEKLDAIFNNAGYGQPGAVEDISTETLKEQFETNLFGLHEATIQAMKIFRKQGYGKVIQHSSVLGIISLKFRGAYNASKYAIEGLADTMRQEVSDSNIYISTINTGPVTSKFRENALKKFNKNIDIENSFFTPTYKKELKDRLENDKDTTPFNLPATSVANIVLKIMQTQKPKPRYYVTKATHILGFAKRVLSTNLLDKLLNRI; this is encoded by the coding sequence ATGCAAAATATTTTTATAACAGGATGTTCCACTGGAATAGGATTTCAAACAGCACTTACTTTAAAAGAGAATGGATACAAAGTGTATGCAAGTGCTAGAAAAGAAGAAGATGTAGAAAAACTTAAAAACTTAGGGTTAAATGCCTTAAAAGTTGATGTAACAATTAAAGAAGATATAACAAAAGCCTTAGAATATATTTTAGAAAAAGATGAAAAACTAGATGCTATTTTTAATAATGCTGGTTATGGACAACCCGGAGCCGTAGAAGATATTAGTACTGAAACACTAAAAGAACAGTTTGAAACAAACCTTTTTGGACTACATGAAGCAACTATTCAAGCTATGAAAATCTTTAGAAAACAAGGATATGGAAAGGTTATTCAACACTCTTCTGTCTTAGGAATTATCTCTCTTAAATTTAGAGGTGCATATAATGCTTCTAAATATGCAATTGAAGGTCTTGCAGATACTATGAGACAAGAAGTTAGTGATAGTAATATCTATATCTCTACAATAAATACTGGGCCTGTAACTTCAAAATTTAGAGAAAATGCCCTTAAAAAGTTTAATAAAAATATTGATATTGAAAATAGTTTTTTTACTCCAACATATAAAAAAGAGTTAAAAGATAGGCTTGAAAATGACAAAGATACAACACCTTTTAATCTTCCTGCAACTTCAGTTGCAAATATTGTATTAAAAATTATGCAGACACAAAAACCAAAGCCAAGGTATTATGTTACGAAAGCTACACATATTTTAGGTTTTGCAAAAAGAGTATTAAGTACAAACTTACTTGATAAGCTTTTAAATAGAATATAA
- a CDS encoding TIGR02757 family protein translates to MKMNKIKKLLDEQVCSRNSKCELSYDKPDPLLVASRYKDEYIILLCALFAYGKASLIVKFLDSLNFELLDEKEEIIEKELDRFYYRFQNSEDVKSIFKTFRRMKQENSLNDIFLKTYKKENNLLEALDSVILKIYNLANYNSQGFTFLVSSPLKRDKQGVIKEIGNAPYKRWMMYLRWMVRDDNLDLGLWQGVDKKDLILPLDTHTFKVSQKLGLLDRKTYDLKSALLVTEKLKEFDKQDPIKYDFALYRIGQEKIKI, encoded by the coding sequence ATGAAAATGAATAAAATTAAAAAACTTTTAGACGAACAAGTTTGTAGTAGAAACTCTAAATGTGAACTTTCTTATGATAAACCAGACCCACTTTTAGTTGCTAGTAGATATAAAGATGAATATATAATACTTTTATGTGCTTTATTTGCTTATGGAAAGGCTTCTTTAATAGTAAAATTTTTAGATAGTTTAAATTTTGAATTATTAGATGAAAAAGAGGAAATAATAGAAAAAGAGCTTGATCGTTTTTATTATAGATTTCAAAATAGTGAAGATGTAAAGAGTATCTTTAAAACTTTTAGAAGAATGAAACAAGAAAATAGCCTAAATGATATTTTTCTTAAAACCTATAAAAAAGAGAATAATCTTTTAGAAGCACTTGATAGTGTAATTTTAAAGATATATAATCTTGCAAACTATAACTCACAAGGTTTTACTTTTTTAGTCTCTAGTCCATTAAAAAGAGATAAACAAGGAGTAATAAAAGAGATAGGAAATGCTCCATATAAAAGATGGATGATGTATTTAAGATGGATGGTAAGAGATGATAACCTTGACTTAGGTTTGTGGCAAGGAGTTGATAAAAAAGATTTAATCCTTCCTCTTGATACACATACTTTTAAAGTATCTCAAAAACTTGGATTACTTGATAGAAAAACTTATGATTTAAAATCTGCACTTTTAGTAACTGAGAAGTTAAAAGAGTTTGATAAACAAGACCCTATAAAATATGATTTTGCTCTATATAGAATAGGGCAGGAAAAAATAAAAATTTAA
- a CDS encoding methyl-accepting chemotaxis protein, translating into MSIQKKFFGLSVCVLVGLLTILFIQMNSLSQIHKLSSAKILAHDLKISQLELRKNEKDFLVRKELKYEESLLLTFKKIEKEISSLNSILIDFDISEEASNEFLSIIKDYRNIFSKIVEIQKEIGLTSKDGLYGSLRTSVHKVEDFAEKVNDFELLAKVYELRKVEKDFMLRNDDKYISSFNTKIDNLIENISNTEMKSYLEAYKKDFIKLSQSELIKGLSEKEGLLGELRKTIKLTETSIEKLEKALDEEIEEKESFNEWLSILLTLFIIAFLMVLFYFIGKNIVNTLKDFEKGLLSFFRYLNNETSSIELLKDTSKDEFAQMAKVVNENITKINEGLKKDTEAVNEALNIVEKAKLGHLNLQITTVPNNPQLVQLSKALNSMIENIKGNIDSISSVLKEFSNYKFVSKVDNKGMEGDIAALINSVNFLTDEISKLLKESLTIGMTLDSSSDQLISNVDKLNISANEAATSLEETAAALEEITSTIINNSENIAKMSNYAQELSLSAKDGQNLANKTTIAMDEINTQVTAINEAIIVIDQIAFQTNILSLNAAVEAATAGEAGKGFAVVAQEVRNLASRSAEAAKEIKDLVENANLKANEGKNISANMISGYDKLLENIDKSTHMINEITSASKEQKSGITQINDAVTQLDQQTQQNAAIATQTHDIALSTDKIAKEIVSDANAKEFLGKNEVNLSSLDNKKEINKEVKVDEKIEEDSDEEEPDQKWESF; encoded by the coding sequence ATGAGTATTCAAAAAAAGTTTTTTGGATTAAGTGTTTGTGTTTTAGTAGGATTACTTACAATTTTATTTATTCAGATGAATAGTTTAAGTCAAATTCATAAGCTTTCAAGTGCAAAAATTTTAGCACATGATTTAAAAATATCTCAACTTGAGTTACGAAAAAATGAAAAAGATTTTTTAGTTAGAAAGGAGTTAAAATATGAAGAGAGTCTTTTATTAACTTTCAAAAAAATAGAAAAAGAAATCTCTTCTTTAAATTCAATTTTAATTGATTTTGATATTTCTGAAGAGGCTTCAAATGAATTTCTATCAATAATTAAAGATTATAGAAATATTTTCTCAAAAATTGTTGAAATTCAAAAAGAGATAGGTTTAACTTCAAAAGATGGTTTATATGGTTCTTTAAGAACAAGTGTTCATAAAGTAGAAGATTTTGCTGAGAAAGTAAATGATTTTGAACTTTTAGCAAAAGTTTATGAATTAAGAAAAGTAGAAAAAGACTTTATGTTAAGAAATGATGATAAATATATTTCAAGTTTTAATACAAAAATTGATAATTTGATTGAAAATATCTCTAATACTGAAATGAAGTCGTATTTAGAAGCATATAAAAAAGATTTTATAAAATTATCACAAAGTGAACTTATAAAAGGTCTAAGTGAAAAAGAAGGGCTTTTAGGTGAACTTAGAAAAACTATAAAATTAACAGAAACTTCTATAGAAAAACTTGAAAAAGCTTTAGATGAAGAGATTGAAGAAAAAGAGAGTTTCAATGAATGGCTCTCAATATTGTTAACTCTGTTTATAATTGCATTTTTAATGGTTCTTTTCTATTTTATTGGAAAAAATATAGTTAATACTCTAAAAGATTTTGAGAAAGGACTTTTAAGCTTTTTTAGATATTTAAATAATGAAACTAGTTCAATAGAATTATTAAAAGATACAAGTAAAGATGAGTTTGCTCAAATGGCAAAAGTAGTAAATGAAAATATCACTAAGATAAATGAAGGACTTAAAAAAGATACAGAAGCTGTAAATGAAGCTTTAAATATTGTAGAAAAAGCAAAACTTGGGCATTTAAATTTACAAATTACAACAGTTCCAAATAATCCTCAATTAGTTCAATTAAGTAAAGCACTAAATTCTATGATTGAAAATATAAAAGGAAATATAGATTCTATTTCATCTGTATTAAAAGAGTTTAGTAATTATAAATTTGTAAGTAAAGTTGACAATAAAGGAATGGAAGGAGACATTGCTGCTTTAATTAATAGTGTTAATTTCTTAACAGATGAAATTTCTAAACTTCTAAAAGAGTCTTTGACTATAGGTATGACGTTAGATAGTTCTTCTGACCAATTAATTTCAAATGTAGATAAATTAAATATAAGTGCCAATGAAGCTGCAACTTCTCTTGAGGAAACAGCTGCTGCACTTGAAGAAATTACAAGTACTATTATCAATAACTCGGAGAACATTGCAAAAATGAGTAATTATGCTCAGGAATTAAGTTTATCAGCAAAAGATGGTCAAAACCTTGCAAATAAAACAACTATTGCAATGGATGAAATAAATACACAAGTGACAGCTATAAATGAAGCAATTATTGTAATTGATCAAATAGCTTTCCAAACAAATATTCTTTCATTAAATGCTGCTGTTGAAGCAGCTACTGCAGGAGAAGCTGGTAAAGGTTTTGCAGTTGTTGCACAAGAAGTAAGAAATTTAGCAAGTAGATCAGCAGAAGCTGCTAAAGAGATAAAAGATTTAGTTGAAAATGCAAACCTAAAAGCAAATGAAGGTAAAAATATTAGTGCAAATATGATAAGTGGATATGATAAATTACTTGAAAATATTGATAAATCAACTCATATGATTAATGAAATTACGAGTGCAAGTAAGGAGCAAAAATCAGGAATCACACAAATTAATGATGCAGTTACTCAACTAGACCAGCAAACTCAGCAAAATGCTGCAATTGCAACTCAAACACATGATATTGCATTAAGTACTGATAAAATAGCTAAAGAGATAGTATCAGATGCAAATGCCAAAGAGTTCTTAGGAAAAAATGAGGTAAATCTTAGTTCTTTAGATAATAAAAAAGAAATTAACAAGGAAGTAAAAGTAGATGAAAAAATAGAGGAAGATAGTGATGAAGAAGAACCAGACCAAAAGTGGGAAAGTTTTTAA